One window of Perca flavescens isolate YP-PL-M2 chromosome 15, PFLA_1.0, whole genome shotgun sequence genomic DNA carries:
- the znf653 gene encoding zinc finger protein 653, translating to MDANRHSNFLGCWATTKMALSLAELEAPLAADPAGDRDRDRDGGLRRCRGRPRLTDSDRAQRRLESRKKYDVRRVYLGEAHKLWSEVRRRTGLSDAGLAEYLILLNSTYGERYQQEFCGKKGAPQVSGKHKKGRTGCVSSLQSLVRWYQDHASSCPLEPQLRALEPQHNFSTAAVWRCGAHHSFVQYLSPPPRAASDSEHEERGNGDEDEDDDEEESAAKTDASVAKAEVCRRRRKDTQKQYKDVGRHVEVSEEQQTTMSPIQQAATPAQLPREEASSQDVPLTGQPVWEMEMEMERQEGPPAAEFHSSSSSSEEEEEEEEDLRLGRDPEDEIRTVPHGHY from the exons ATGGATGCCAACCGCCATTCAAACTTCCTTGGCTGCTGGGCAACAACAAAGATGGCGCTTAGCCTGGCCGAGCTGGAGGCTCCGCTGGCCGCTGACCCGGCCGGGGACAGGGACCGGGACCGGGACGGAGGGCTGCGGCGCTGCAGAGGGAGACCCAGGCTCACAGACTCGGACCGGGCCCAGAGGCGACTGGAGTCCCGGAAGAAGTACGACGTGAGGCGCGTGTACCTTGGAGAGGCGCACAAGCTGTGGAGCGAGGTCCGCCGGAGGACCGGTCTCAGTGATGCCGGACTGGCAGAGTACCTGATCCTGCTCAACTCCACCTACGGAGAGAGGTACCAGCAGGAGTTCTGCGG GAAGAAGGGGGCTCCACAAGTCTCAGGAAAACACAAGAAAG GCAGGACCGGGTGTGTGTCGAGCCTCCAGAGTCTGGTGCGTTGGTACCAGGACCACGCGTCTTCCTGCCCCCTCGAGCCCCAGCTCCGAGCGCTGGAGCCCCAGCACAACTTCTCCACCGCTGCCGTCTGGCGGTGTGGCGCCCACCACTCGTTCGTGCAGTACCTTTCCCCCCCACCGAGGGCAGCGAGCGACTCTGAACATGAGGAGCGAGGGAATGGAGAcgaagatgaagatgatgatgaagaagagAGTGCAGCGAAAACAGATGCGTCCGTGGCTAAAGCTGAAGTCTGcaggaggagaaggaaggaCACTCAGAAACAGTACAAAG ATGTGGGAAGACATGTGGAAGTTTCTGAGGAACAACAGACAACCATGAGCCCGATCCAGCAGGCTGCAACTCCAGCCCAGCTGCCCAGGGAAGAGGCCTCCTCGCAGGATGTCCCACTGACGGGACAGCCCGTCtgggagatggagatggagatggagcgACAGGAAGGCCCCCCAGCAGCAGAGtttcactcctcctcctcctc